The genomic segment GCTTGCCGGAGCCGTTATGAGTATTCCCCTGTTCCAAGAGCCTGACGGTCCCCGACGAGCGGCGTCCGCCGAAACTCGGGGATGCCGGCCGGGAGCTGAAAGCCGCCGGCCCGTTTGCCCCTTACCACCTCTTTCCGTCCTTGCGGGTACCGCAGAGGTTGACTTCCATGCCCATGGCGGCCGCCATCGCCGCCTTGACCAGCACCGCATTGTCCGCGGCCTTGGCGTCGCGGGCGTAGGCCACCTGGATGTGGTTGGCCTTGTGCTTGGCCATGAATTCGTCACGGCTGACGCCGTAAGTGATCGCGTGCATGATCGGCCACTGCGAGGTCGTGGCTTCCCAGCGACGCTCGGTCTCTTCTTTGGGCAGTCTGACCACCCCGCCGCGGCCAATATCAATCTTGAGTCTGCCGTCCTCGATGAAGACTCGCGACCACACGATCTCGCCGGGCTTGGAGACACCCTTGATCGTCCCGCCGCCCAGTCGAAAATACATCGCCGGCTGCCGCTCGCTGCTGGCCCCCTTCCACCCGCCGATCAAATGGGCCGGCGGCACCGAGCCGCTGATCAGGAACACCCACACGTAGTCATCGACCGTCCCTGAACGGTCCCAGTCGCCCCAGCGCACGTCGTGCAGCGTGTTCTCCGGCGGCTGCCCCATCGCCCGGTGAATCCGGTAGGTCATCAGGCAGTCAAGCCCGCAGCACTCGTCGACTTCGTTGAAGTGCGGCAGAGCCTCGCCCGGGTACAGCAACCGCTTGCCGTCGCGGCTGTACACCGGCGGGCGGTCGACGTTGTTCAGCGTTCCCTCGACCAGATCGCTGGCCGGCAGCAGATCTTTGAGACCTTGCTGGTACTGGATGCCGATTGTGTGGCAGCCGAAGTCGTCGGCGATGCGCATCGCGGCGATGTACATCTTGCATTGCGTGAGGATCTGTTTCTCCGTCAGGTGCTTCTTCTCGTCCGGACCGGTGACGAAAGTCATGCCTTTGCGGTCATACCACTTGCGAATCTCGCGAGCCTCGCGGTCGCTGACTTGCGTGGTCTCGTAATAGAGGGCCGACTGGCTCAGGCGTTCCTTGTAGACCCCGGTCGGGTTCAGCAGCTCGTCGGGGATGATGGCGTTATACATGCCCATGCAACCCTCGTCGAAAACGCCCATGATCGCTTTCTCGCGACGGAGCTGATCGGCCAAAGCCTCGCCGAGGGCCCGCTCCTTGGCAGGAATTCTCACTTTCGAGAACGGCGTGACGTGTTTCATGGGATGCGTCACGCTGCCGGTCTTGAGCCACCGCTGCAGACCGGCTCGAAACTCCTTCGATGAGAAATCCTCGCTCCACAACGTGGAGTACTTCTTGCCGGCCTTGGTCAGCGAGCCGTTGAGGTTCAGCATGCCGACCAGGCCCGGCCACTGCCCGGACCAGTTGGCGCAGGTCAGGATCGGCCCCTGGTGGGCCAGCAGGCCGGCCAACACGTGGTGCGAGTACTGCCACACGGCCTCCGCAACGATCAACGGCGCCGTGGAATCGATGCCGGCGAACACCTTCATGCCCTCAACCTGCGAGGAGATGAAGCCGTGTTTCTCATTCCGCTTGTAAGGATGGGCACGCACGAGCTCGTAGCCGAAATCGGCGACCGCCTTGGACAGGGCCTGTTCCATCTCGTGCTGCGCGGGCCAACAGACCTGATTGGCCGACAGGCGAAGGTCGCCGCTGGCAACCATCAGAACCTGCTTCTTACCAACTTTTGGCGTTTTCGGGAGCCTGGGAAACTTGTAAGCTGCCATAATTCGGAGTTCCTTGTATAAAAACCGCCCGGCGACATGCCCGGCCTGAGACACTATCTACACGCATTGGCCGGGGGGTGCAAGGCAACGGCACTTGACCAGCCCGGGGGACTGTCCCGCAAGCCGAGGGTCCGCTCACGGGTCTCCGATGCTGGGTTTCGGGGTCAACCGGCCGGCTCAGCCCCCCGGCTCGTCGGGCCGGTGGCCGGGAGGGAGGAAATGGGCAACCTTCGGGCGAAAACGCCCAGATGGTTGGCCACCCATCGCTCGTATTTGCCGCTGGGACTGCTGAGCAACAGGGGATTGCCGTCCGGACCCTCGATGACCAACGCCGTGCTGCCGCCCCCGTCGAGATTGAGGCCGTTCCAGGCACCCAGCCTGCGCAGCCATTCGGCGGTTTCAGTGGTGGTGGCCCCTTCGCTGTAATTGGTCTGCCGGCCGTCGATGGTCATCAGGATCAGGTAACGCTGGTCCTTGCTGATTCCGACGGCGGATCTCGGTTCCAAGTCGTTGCCTGTGCCCACGTTGCGACCGTCCAGCAAAATGGCGTGGAAACCGCTCAGCCCGTTGAAGGCCCTGCCGACTGCTACCGGCGATAGGCCAATCCATGCCTTTCGATCTCGATCGATCAGCAGAGCA from the Phycisphaerae bacterium genome contains:
- a CDS encoding fucose isomerase, translated to MAAYKFPRLPKTPKVGKKQVLMVASGDLRLSANQVCWPAQHEMEQALSKAVADFGYELVRAHPYKRNEKHGFISSQVEGMKVFAGIDSTAPLIVAEAVWQYSHHVLAGLLAHQGPILTCANWSGQWPGLVGMLNLNGSLTKAGKKYSTLWSEDFSSKEFRAGLQRWLKTGSVTHPMKHVTPFSKVRIPAKERALGEALADQLRREKAIMGVFDEGCMGMYNAIIPDELLNPTGVYKERLSQSALYYETTQVSDREAREIRKWYDRKGMTFVTGPDEKKHLTEKQILTQCKMYIAAMRIADDFGCHTIGIQYQQGLKDLLPASDLVEGTLNNVDRPPVYSRDGKRLLYPGEALPHFNEVDECCGLDCLMTYRIHRAMGQPPENTLHDVRWGDWDRSGTVDDYVWVFLISGSVPPAHLIGGWKGASSERQPAMYFRLGGGTIKGVSKPGEIVWSRVFIEDGRLKIDIGRGGVVRLPKEETERRWEATTSQWPIMHAITYGVSRDEFMAKHKANHIQVAYARDAKAADNAVLVKAAMAAAMGMEVNLCGTRKDGKRW
- a CDS encoding phosphodiester glycosidase family protein; the encoded protein is MERFSRFKIPVAVLILGGLPAIALMVISRLEPEHPEPLTSPVPATGPGEQIGLWQPLFVGVEMCRASTSIPRPMQIRAVRVDCREPTIDFLVTPSNGDEPLDCNARAPSEFLKEFKCQVAINGSVFSPTASRAREPLDVRGLSLSRGNLYSPPNQYDALLIDRDRKAWIGLSPVAVGRAFNGLSGFHAILLDGRNVGTGNDLEPRSAVGISKDQRYLILMTIDGRQTNYSEGATTTETAEWLRRLGAWNGLNLDGGGSTALVIEGPDGNPLLLSSPSGKYERWVANHLGVFARRLPISSLPATGPTSRGAEPAG